Proteins co-encoded in one Pseudophryne corroboree isolate aPseCor3 chromosome 1, aPseCor3.hap2, whole genome shotgun sequence genomic window:
- the WSB2 gene encoding WD repeat and SOCS box-containing protein 2 isoform X3 produces MDINTLAAQSDINDPPVLLAELRPGREPLYDWKSSCETWSVAFSPDGSWFAWSQGHGIIKLIPWPLEDEQFRRPSSYRPKSQCYKGSEVQRKGSLKEKVLDCGQIVWGLAFGSSPSPVGRKLWPHFRQQEAGSGSTLLLLATGLSNGHVKVWDVQTGRLLFNLSGHQDVVRDLSFTTNGSMILVTASRDKTLRIWDLKKDGKLIQVLSGHTHWVYCCSISPDCSMLCSAAGENSVLLWSMRSYTLIRKLEGHQNSVVSCDFSPDSAVLVTASYDTTLILWDPYTGEKIRQIINPEPQLSSLRSVCFSPDGLHLASLADDRFLRIWSLELQEPLSSAPVTNGLCCTFYPRGGILATGNRDGHVQFWTAPRVLSSLRHLCRSALRCFLPTYQVLALPIPGKMKEFLTYRTNY; encoded by the exons ATCCACCTGTCCTACTGGCAGAACTACGTCCAGGCAGAGAACCTCTGTATGACTGGAAGTCCAGCTGCGAGACTTGGAGTGTTGCATTCTCACCTGATGGCTCCTGGTTTGCCTGGTCTCAAGGACATGGCATCATTAAGCTCATTCCATGGCCCCTGGAAGATGAACAATT CAGGAGACCATCATCCTATAGACCCAAAAGTCAATGCTACAAGGGCTCTGAAGTCCAAAGGAAAGGAAGCCTGAAAGAGAAAGTACTGGACTGTGGACAGATAGTTTGGGGCTTGGCCTTTGGTTCCTCGCCTTCACCAGTTGGGCGGAAGCTGTGGCCACATTTCAGGCAACAAGAAGCCGGATCTGGTAGCACACTGCTCCTTTTGGCAACGGGGCTAAGTAATGGACATGTCAAAGTTTGGGATGTGCAAACAG GTCGTCTGCTTTTCAACTTGTCTGGACACCAGGATGTTGTAAGAGACTTGAGCTTTACCACAAATGGCAGCATGATTCTTGTAACTGCATCCCGAGATAAGACCTTGCGCATCTGGGACTTGAAAAAAGATG GTAAACTGATTCAGGTGCTGTCTGGACACACCCATTGGGTTTACTGCTGTTCCATCTCCCCAGACTGTAGCATGCTGTGCTCTGCGGCAGGAGAGAACTCG GTGCTGCTGTGGAGCATGCGCTCATACACTCTCATCCGGAAGCTGGAGGGTCATCAGAACAGTGTCGTATCATGTGACTTCTCTCCCGATTCTGCTGTCTTAGTCACAGCCTCTTATGACACTACTCTGATTTTGTGGGACCCTTACACTGGAGAGAAGATACGACAAATCAT TAATCCGGAGCCGCAGCTCAGCTCACTGAGATCGGTCTGCTTTTCACCAGATGGCCTGCACCTCGCTAGCCTGGCAGATGACCG GTTTCTGCGGATATGGTCACTGGAATTACAAGAGCCCCTGTCTTCTGCTCCTGTCACAAACGGTCTGTGCTGTACCTTTTATCCACGTGGTGGAATTCTTGCAACAGG AAACCGAGATGGACATGTTCAATTCTGGACAGCTCCTCGAGTTCTGTCTTCACTTCGACACTTGTGTCGCAGTGCACTGCGTTGTTTTCTACCCACCTATCAGGTCCTTGCACTGCCCATTCCTGGTAAGATGAAGGAGTTTCTTACTTACAGGACTAATTATTAG
- the WSB2 gene encoding WD repeat and SOCS box-containing protein 2 isoform X1: MDINTLAAQSDINDPPVLLAELRPGREPLYDWKSSCETWSVAFSPDGSWFAWSQGHGIIKLIPWPLEDEQFRRPSSYRPKSQCYKGSEVQRKGSLKEKVLDCGQIVWGLAFGSSPSPVGRKLWPHFRQQEAGSGSTLLLLATGLSNGHVKVWDVQTGRLLFNLSGHQDVVRDLSFTTNGSMILVTASRDKTLRIWDLKKDGKLIQVLSGHTHWVYCCSISPDCSMLCSAAGENSVLLWSMRSYTLIRKLEGHQNSVVSCDFSPDSAVLVTASYDTTLILWDPYTGEKIRQIIHVSLSRDLDYSNPEPQLSSLRSVCFSPDGLHLASLADDRFLRIWSLELQEPLSSAPVTNGLCCTFYPRGGILATGNRDGHVQFWTAPRVLSSLRHLCRSALRCFLPTYQVLALPIPGKMKEFLTYRTNY, translated from the exons ATCCACCTGTCCTACTGGCAGAACTACGTCCAGGCAGAGAACCTCTGTATGACTGGAAGTCCAGCTGCGAGACTTGGAGTGTTGCATTCTCACCTGATGGCTCCTGGTTTGCCTGGTCTCAAGGACATGGCATCATTAAGCTCATTCCATGGCCCCTGGAAGATGAACAATT CAGGAGACCATCATCCTATAGACCCAAAAGTCAATGCTACAAGGGCTCTGAAGTCCAAAGGAAAGGAAGCCTGAAAGAGAAAGTACTGGACTGTGGACAGATAGTTTGGGGCTTGGCCTTTGGTTCCTCGCCTTCACCAGTTGGGCGGAAGCTGTGGCCACATTTCAGGCAACAAGAAGCCGGATCTGGTAGCACACTGCTCCTTTTGGCAACGGGGCTAAGTAATGGACATGTCAAAGTTTGGGATGTGCAAACAG GTCGTCTGCTTTTCAACTTGTCTGGACACCAGGATGTTGTAAGAGACTTGAGCTTTACCACAAATGGCAGCATGATTCTTGTAACTGCATCCCGAGATAAGACCTTGCGCATCTGGGACTTGAAAAAAGATG GTAAACTGATTCAGGTGCTGTCTGGACACACCCATTGGGTTTACTGCTGTTCCATCTCCCCAGACTGTAGCATGCTGTGCTCTGCGGCAGGAGAGAACTCG GTGCTGCTGTGGAGCATGCGCTCATACACTCTCATCCGGAAGCTGGAGGGTCATCAGAACAGTGTCGTATCATGTGACTTCTCTCCCGATTCTGCTGTCTTAGTCACAGCCTCTTATGACACTACTCTGATTTTGTGGGACCCTTACACTGGAGAGAAGATACGACAAATCAT TCATGTTTCATTATCTCGTGATCTGGACTACAGTAATCCGGAGCCGCAGCTCAGCTCACTGAGATCGGTCTGCTTTTCACCAGATGGCCTGCACCTCGCTAGCCTGGCAGATGACCG GTTTCTGCGGATATGGTCACTGGAATTACAAGAGCCCCTGTCTTCTGCTCCTGTCACAAACGGTCTGTGCTGTACCTTTTATCCACGTGGTGGAATTCTTGCAACAGG AAACCGAGATGGACATGTTCAATTCTGGACAGCTCCTCGAGTTCTGTCTTCACTTCGACACTTGTGTCGCAGTGCACTGCGTTGTTTTCTACCCACCTATCAGGTCCTTGCACTGCCCATTCCTGGTAAGATGAAGGAGTTTCTTACTTACAGGACTAATTATTAG
- the WSB2 gene encoding WD repeat and SOCS box-containing protein 2 isoform X2, which produces MDINTLAAQSDINDPPVLLAELRPGREPLYDWKSSCETWSVAFSPDGSWFAWSQGHGIIKLIPWPLEDEQLRPSSYRPKSQCYKGSEVQRKGSLKEKVLDCGQIVWGLAFGSSPSPVGRKLWPHFRQQEAGSGSTLLLLATGLSNGHVKVWDVQTGRLLFNLSGHQDVVRDLSFTTNGSMILVTASRDKTLRIWDLKKDGKLIQVLSGHTHWVYCCSISPDCSMLCSAAGENSVLLWSMRSYTLIRKLEGHQNSVVSCDFSPDSAVLVTASYDTTLILWDPYTGEKIRQIIHVSLSRDLDYSNPEPQLSSLRSVCFSPDGLHLASLADDRFLRIWSLELQEPLSSAPVTNGLCCTFYPRGGILATGNRDGHVQFWTAPRVLSSLRHLCRSALRCFLPTYQVLALPIPGKMKEFLTYRTNY; this is translated from the exons ATCCACCTGTCCTACTGGCAGAACTACGTCCAGGCAGAGAACCTCTGTATGACTGGAAGTCCAGCTGCGAGACTTGGAGTGTTGCATTCTCACCTGATGGCTCCTGGTTTGCCTGGTCTCAAGGACATGGCATCATTAAGCTCATTCCATGGCCCCTGGAAGATGAACAATT GAGACCATCATCCTATAGACCCAAAAGTCAATGCTACAAGGGCTCTGAAGTCCAAAGGAAAGGAAGCCTGAAAGAGAAAGTACTGGACTGTGGACAGATAGTTTGGGGCTTGGCCTTTGGTTCCTCGCCTTCACCAGTTGGGCGGAAGCTGTGGCCACATTTCAGGCAACAAGAAGCCGGATCTGGTAGCACACTGCTCCTTTTGGCAACGGGGCTAAGTAATGGACATGTCAAAGTTTGGGATGTGCAAACAG GTCGTCTGCTTTTCAACTTGTCTGGACACCAGGATGTTGTAAGAGACTTGAGCTTTACCACAAATGGCAGCATGATTCTTGTAACTGCATCCCGAGATAAGACCTTGCGCATCTGGGACTTGAAAAAAGATG GTAAACTGATTCAGGTGCTGTCTGGACACACCCATTGGGTTTACTGCTGTTCCATCTCCCCAGACTGTAGCATGCTGTGCTCTGCGGCAGGAGAGAACTCG GTGCTGCTGTGGAGCATGCGCTCATACACTCTCATCCGGAAGCTGGAGGGTCATCAGAACAGTGTCGTATCATGTGACTTCTCTCCCGATTCTGCTGTCTTAGTCACAGCCTCTTATGACACTACTCTGATTTTGTGGGACCCTTACACTGGAGAGAAGATACGACAAATCAT TCATGTTTCATTATCTCGTGATCTGGACTACAGTAATCCGGAGCCGCAGCTCAGCTCACTGAGATCGGTCTGCTTTTCACCAGATGGCCTGCACCTCGCTAGCCTGGCAGATGACCG GTTTCTGCGGATATGGTCACTGGAATTACAAGAGCCCCTGTCTTCTGCTCCTGTCACAAACGGTCTGTGCTGTACCTTTTATCCACGTGGTGGAATTCTTGCAACAGG AAACCGAGATGGACATGTTCAATTCTGGACAGCTCCTCGAGTTCTGTCTTCACTTCGACACTTGTGTCGCAGTGCACTGCGTTGTTTTCTACCCACCTATCAGGTCCTTGCACTGCCCATTCCTGGTAAGATGAAGGAGTTTCTTACTTACAGGACTAATTATTAG